From Halanaerobium saccharolyticum subsp. saccharolyticum DSM 6643:
TTTTGTCTAGATCAAGATAATAATCATGGGCTTCATAAATAACTTTTAGATTATATTTCTTTTTTAAGAAGAATAAATATGGTAAAAATCCAACTTTCCTTGTTATAATGACATCTAATTGTCTGTTTTTAGCTGGTTTTGATAAATACTATAAGCTTTAAAATAAAACTTTGTCGTTTGACTAAATCTAGTTTTATTATCAAGAAATTTCACATTGAAATTGCTAATTTTTTTAATCCAAAATAGTTTTTTAGAGACAATCCGACATCTTTTGATTCTCCAGACATTATTAACTCAACATCATTGTTTTTATCAGCCTTTGCTATTCCATAACTAGTGAATGTTGTAAAGCTAACTCCAGCTGCTACTAGGCCACTCTCTACCAAAAACATATTTAATATACATGTATTATTCTACCCCTTTTTATTATAAATACAATCATTATTATTTAAACAATTTATTAAGCATATTATAGCAAAATAAAAATAAAATAAATTTCTAGCCACATAAATAATTTGAAATATCCCTAAACTGATTTTGAACTTAAATTTGATAACTCATCATATTCTGAATTTTTTAATACAATACTTAAAGCAATAACAACCCAAAAAAAACTTAAAGGTTCAGTTTTACCAAAATTATATTGAGTCAAACCTTGAACCAAATAAATGACAATCATAATTATAGTTGATAAATGAAATATTTTAACATTAATTTTAGATTCTTCTTTGTAAAAAATAATAACCTTTTTTAATGTAAAATACATTAAATATAAAAAACTGAAAAGACCAAAAAGACCAATTTCAGAACCAAATTGTAAAAAAGTATTATGAACATGAATATAACCTTTTGGTTTGATTTCATCAACTTTATATTTATCAGAAAGGGGCGTTCTATAATTATCATATCCTAGACCAATTACAGGGTTATCTTTAATTATATCTATTGCTGTTTTCCACATTGCAATTCTATAAGCGTTTGAACTGTTTTCTTCAAAATCATAACTAATATCAAAACTACTTTTGAACCTGTTAGTATATTGTGGTGGCATAACCAAAAACAATATAGTTAAAAATACTAAAAATAATACTATCAATTTTCTGCTCTTGATTAATCCAAGCACAAAAATACCAACTATAAATGCTAACCATGCTCCCCTAGATTTGGAAAAAATTAAATTCAAAACAAAAATAAAATTAATTAAAAATAAAATTATTTTAGTTCTTTTATTTAAATCACTCCAAAAAATATAAATAATCATAGTTGTAACCATTACTGCAATTAAATTACCAAAAGTTAAAGAAAATGAAAATGCTTTTATTCTAGCATAATCAAGAAAATAATATTGATATAAACCATAAATTGAGGCAATAATCGATGAAGCCATTAATAATGAGATAATAATTTTAACTTCCTTTTTATTCTTGATTTCATTTATAAAAATAAAGAAAAACAAAAAAGAAAACATGAACTTATTACTTAAAATCTCATTATTCCAGTTATTTAATCCCGAAATAAAGATAGAAAGGGTAAATATAGACATAGGTATTAAAAAACCTTTAAAATCATAACTACTAATTATTTTATCTTTTAATATAATTTTTATTAACCAAAACAAAATAGTTAGTATTGATCCAATATTTATTGCTGCATTAGAAATGAAAATCGAAAAACAAGTCAGATAAATTGATACTATAATACAATAATCTATTTTATTTGAAATAACCTTTTTAATATCCAAATTTAAGCCTCCAAAAATCTCTTTATTCTTTCTATCATTATCTCCAGTGTAAAATTTTCTTCTATAACTTCCCTACCTCTTATCCCAAAATTATTTTTATTTTTTTGCTCTATCATTTTTAACATCTTAGCAGCTATATCTTCACTATTTCCAGCTTCAGCTAAATAACCAGTTTCACCCTCAACAACGATTTCAGAAATATTACTGACATCAGTACTCACAACAGGCAGTCCTGCTGCCATTGCTTCGGCAATTACAAAACCAAAGCCTTCCCAGCGTGCTGTATGTACTAAAAAATCTAAACCAGGCAAAAGACTATATACATCATCTCTAAATCCTGTAAAAACTATATGGTCTTCTATTTTTTTTTCTTTAACCAGTTTTTTTATTTCCTCTTCTCTTTCGCCATCTCCAATTATTAAAACAACAAAATCTTCTCTTTCCTGCTTTAGTAATTCTACGGCTTCGATCAAAAATTCATGCCCTTTTTGATAACTTAAACGACCTATATTACCAATTATTATATTGTCATCAGCAATTCCAAATTCTTGCTTTAAATTTACTGCATTTTCTAAACCCTTATCTATTTTATCTAAATCTATCCCATTATAAATTAATTCAATTTTCCCTTCATTTAACCAGTGAGAAGTGTTGCGCAAAATAGTTTCTTTTGTTGATTTAGAATTAGCAATAATATCTGTTACACATTCTGTTAATAAATATTTATTATAAAATCTATTTTTAATTGGTATAGCACTACCACGCCGATAAATAATTCTCTCTAGGCCGGCTAATTTACCGGTGATTCCACCAAATTTTAAGTCCTGAGACATATTTGAAAACATTATATCAATTTTTTTATCTTTTAAAAAGCTGACAAAATTTTTAACTTTAAAAGGATTTAAAACTGTTATCCCGCTTTTTACTTTAACTTCACTGGTTTTAATCCCGGCTTCTTTTGCCCTCTTAAATAGTTCTGTATCTCTGCCAGTTGCAATATAAATATTAAACGCTGGATCATTATTTAATATTTTAGCTGTGGTGAAGGTCCATTTTTCACCACCACCCCAGACAGGACAGCTGTTTAGAAAAACTATGTTTTTCATTATTTATCATCCCCAAAATTATTTAATTCCCAGAGTTTAATTGCTTTTAAGAATTGATAATAAGATGACAAAGTAGATAAAATCAATCCCTGACTACCTAATAAAAAACCTTTTTTGAATAAATATTTTTTTATAAATTCCAAAAAAGTTCTGATTAAAATATAAGAAATACTAACTGATTTACCAGCATTATATTTCTTTTCTGCATCAAGGGTAGTATATTGATTCATTTTAGCTGCATAACTCTCTAAATCTTGATAGGTATAATGAATAAAATCATTCTCTAGCTTTTTGATTTCACCACTTATTTGAGGAGACTCATGGACTAAACCACTATATCTATATTTGCTTTTAAATAGTCTTAAAGTATAATCAGGATACCAGCCGCAGTATTTAATCCACTTACCTAAAAAATAATTTTTACGGGCTATTTCATATCCTTCAGCCTTAGCTTCAGTTTCATTTAAGGTTGCTATTATCTCTGCTTTTAATTCCTCAGTAGCTCTTTCATCAGCATCAATAACAAATACCCAGTCAGTTTTGATTTTATTTAGACCAAAGTTTCTTTGAGCAGCAAAGTCTTTGAATTCATTTTCATAAAAATCAACATTGTCATACTGCTGACAGATAGCTTTTGTCTGATCATTACTAAAAGAATCAACAACTACAATCCGCTCGATCCAATTGATACTTTCTAAACAATCAGCAATCTGATCTTGCTCATTATAAGTCAGGACTAAAGCACTCAGCTTTTTCATCATATCATTCCCTCAGCTTCTAATCTTTGAATTATCATTTTAGGACTCAACTCTCTCATACACTTAAAATGATCAAGTGGGCACTCATGTTCTCCACAGGGGCGGCAATTTAAATCAACATTTTTAAATAAAATATTCTTCCCCTGACCTCTGGGTGCATACATTTCTTCATCAGAAGGTCCAAAAATAGCAGCAGTATTTGTGCCAACAGCAGCTGCCACATGAACCGGGCCAGTATCACCACTAATCATAAGTTGTGTCTTTTTCAGAATTGCAGCCAGCTCTAATAACGATGTTTTACCACTTAAATTATATATCATTTTTTGATTGTCGATTTTATTACAAATATAGTTAACTCTTTCTGTATCAGAAGCTCCCCCCACAAAAAGAATCTTATAACCCTTCACAGCTAAATGATCAGCAACTTCTGCAAAATATTCTTCCGGCCAGCGTTTAGTTTTCCAGCTGCCACCAGTATTTAAAACAATAAACTCCTCATCTTCTAAGCCAATATTTTTCAGCTTAAGATCAGCATTTTGCTGATAAACATCATCAAATTCTAAAACAGGAAACTTATTCTCACTATTTTCTAATTTGATCTTATTCTGAAGTTCATTATTTTCTGCAAAATATTGCTCTAAAAGCTGACTCTGCTGCATCTGCTCTAAAAAATCTAAATAAAATTCTATCATATGTGATGAAATATCTTTTTCCACTTCTTCATCTAAGAAAACCCCTCTACCTTTTCCTCCATAGCCAATGCTCTGCTCAGCAGAAATTAATTTTAAAAGTAAAGCGGTACGCCAGTTCCCGTGAATATTAATCCCCAGATGATAATTGTTCATCTTCAGCTTTTTAGCAAAACTATAGGAGCGGGCAGCAGTCCAATTTTTATTATAACTATAGACATGATCTATATTATCATTAGCTCTCATTATCTCAGAAAAATTACTATTTGCAACCAGGTCAATTCTGGCCTCTGGAAACATTTCTCTTAAACCTTCAAAAAACGGATGTGCAAATAATAAATCTCCCAGATATAAGAGGTCAACAACTATTATTCTCTTAACAGCTTTCATTATTATCAGTCCTTCGTAATCTAAAATCTTAAAGCTCTAATTTTTTCTTTGAAATTCTTAAAACCTGATCCACTGTTATAGACTTCATACACTGCATTTTGCGGCTGCAGTGTTTATCCCAGCAGCGAATACATTCTAAACTGTTATCTTGAATTACGGTATGGCCTTCACCATAAGGCCCATGAGTATCAGGATCAGTTGGCCCCATCAGCGAAATAACATTTAAGCCGACTGCAGCTGCCAAATGAGTTGGTCCTGTATCTCCACCAATATATAACGAAGCTCTATTGTAAACTTCTGTTAACTCCTCTAAATTAGTCTTAGCTGCTAGATTGCAATAACTAGCTTCATCAAGAGATTCAAAGCTATCAATAGCCTCTTTATCTCCAGGCGCACCAGTAAAAATAACATAATAACCCGACTTAATAAATTCATTAGCCAGCTGAAAATAACGCTCCAAAAACCAGTTTTTAGACTCCCAGGTTGTAAAAGGATTAATTACTACTAGCTTTTTATTCTGATCAACATTTTCTGTTTCAAATAAACGACTGACCCTACTTTTAATAATTGGAGTCATTTTCAAGCCATAGTTGACTTCATCAGTTTCTGCATCTAAAGCAGAAGCTAAATGTAGATTTCTTTCAATTTTATGCATTTTTTTATCTGGAATATCTATCTTTGCCTGATAAAACAAGGTGCTTAATTCTCTGCCATCAGCAGGACCAATTCTGAGCCCAGGTTTAATCAGAAAAGAACTTAAAGCACTCTTGAATAGTCCATGGAGATCAAGATTGATATCATAATTTTCCTTTTTCATTTTTTTAAAAAACTTAAAAAAGGATCTTACTGCTCCTATAAAATCACGGCTTAACATTTCCCTCCACTGTTTACGAGGTAATAAAATAACATTATCTAGATAGGGATTCAATTTAACAAGTGGATAAGCCTTAGCTTCAACTAACCAATCAATTTGAGCTTCAGGATATTTTTGTCTTAAAGCATAAGCTACAGGTAATGCATGAATAACATCTCCTATAGCACTAAGCCTTGTAATTAAAATCTTTTCTCCTTTATTCTCCTGCATTATAATCTTCTCCCTGCTTTAATAAAACATCTATCAGCTGCAGTTGTTTTCGCACTGAACCTCTATTTTTATCAATTAGCTCAGCCGCTTTTTCTGCTCTCTGCTTCCTATACTCATCATTTGCCAGAAGTTGATAACACTTTTCAAAAAAATCATCACTATTTTCAACTTCAAAACCCACTTCATTTTCAAGCAGAAAATCTCTCTCCTCTTTAAAATTGTACATGCTTTGACCAAATAAAACAACTTTGGCTCTGGCTGCAGCCTCAATAACATTATGGCCTCCCCGATCTATCAAAGAACCCCCAATAAAAACTAAATCTGAATAAAAATAAAGCTGGGCCAACTCGCCCATGGTATCAACAATTATAATATCCGTATCTTCTGCCAGCAAAATTTCATTTCTTTTAAGTTCAGAATACAAAACAGCTGCTATTTCCTTATCCTGACAGAGACTTAAGAGTTCCTCTCTGCGCTCAACATAACGAGGCGCAATTAAAATTTTCAGCTGATTAAACTCTGCTTTTAACTGCTGATAAAGATTTAAAATTATCTCTTCCTCACCTTGATGAGTACTACCAGCTACTAAAACCTTTGTCTTATCATTTATTTTTAGCATCTCTTTTTTCGCCAGATATTGCTCTTTTGTAGGTGGCTTAAGATCTAGATCATACTTTAAATTTCCATTAATACAAATATGATCTTCGGCAGCACCTAACTCATTAATTTTTTCAGCAGCTTCTCGATGCTGCATACTGAAAATATCTATTCTATTTAACATATCTTCTAAAAGAGAACCTAAAATTTTATATTGTCCAAAAGAATCATCACTAATTCTACCACTAGCAAGCATTATTTGCGTTCCCTGTTGATCCAAAGCTTTAATTAAGTTTGGCCAGAGTTCAGTTTCAATCATAATAAATAAATCAGGCTTAAATTTATTAACTGCTTTTTTTACAACCCAATTTAAATCAAAGGGCAGATAAATAATCAAATCAGCACCTTCTATTTTCTTTTTGGCAAGGCTTTTCCCACTTGCTGTCATTGTAGAAAATATAATTCTAGCTTCTGGATATTTTTTTCTAATCTCAGAAGTTAGTTTTTGAGCTGCTAGAGTCTCCCCTGCAGAAGCAGCCTGAATCCAGATTACCTGATTTGCTGGAAATAAAAGATCTAAATTTTGATCATAAAAAGCAAAACGTTCTTTTAAATTTAGTTTTTCTCCACTCTTTTTGCTCTTAAAATAGTAATAGGGAAGTAAAAAAACTGTTAAAACAGACAAAAGCAAATTATAAATCAAGTACATATTTCTCCCCCTTAATTAGTAAAAAGATTATCGGTAAAATCAACTATAAGTTTTCCAACGTTTATGCAGCCACATCCAATCAGCAGGATTTTCCCTTATTTCTTTTTCGGTCAAATTTAATAAAGATTGTAACTCTTCTTTTAATTCTGATTCAGAAGCGTTTTTATTTATTTTTCTGGCTTCATAAACTTTTAATTTGTGTTTTAACCAGGCCTGACGATGAAAAAACATAGGTACAATTGGGGCTCCAGTCCTTTTGGCAAACTGTACTGCTCCAGCATATGTAGAAGCATCTCTACCAAAAAAATTTAGTTTCCAACCATGATCACGAGCATCCTGATCACCTAAAATAGCTACGATTTGCTTGTTTTTTAACTTTTTAAAAGCCTGTCTTACTGCTAGACCTTTAGGAATTATTCCAATTCCAATTCCACGTCTAATCTCATTTATTTTTTTATCAAATAGAGAATTATTCTGCTTCCGTGCAATAGAATTAATTGGATAACCTTTAATCGCTAAAACTGCTCCCAGCAGCTCCCAATTACCAAAATGACCTGTATAAATAATAACTCCATTTCCTTCTTTTAAAGCTTGATCTAAATGCTCTAAGCCATTAAAATCAACCATTTTGTCTATATCTTCCTGGCTGAAAGCATCTTCCATTAAAAATTCGGCAAAATTATAACCCAAATTTTCATAAACCTCTTTGATTAACTCTTTTGATTCTTGATCATTTAAATTTAAAGCTCCTTTTAAATTCAACCGAGAATGTTCTCTTCTCGAAGGAGTAATAAAATAGGCTAGATAGGCAATTAATTTCCCTAAATAACGCCCAGCTGCAGCTGGCAGTTTTTGCAGTAAAAACCTAAAAATATTATATAAAAATATACTAATTTTATCTTTCATATTTAGCCTCTTTTATCTTCTATTAATTATAATTCAAAAATTAATTTTATTACACAAACTCAAATATTTTCATTAAAAAACTTTTGCTCTCAATAAGTCCTGGAAATTAAGCATTGCAACTGGTTTTCCTGCTTCAACAACCGGCAGATCATTGATTTCTTTGGCTTCCATAATCTGCAGTGCCTCGGCTGCCAGTCTATCTGGAGCAATTGAAATTGGATCAACTGTCATATAATCTTTAACAGGCCGATCAATAAAATCTGCAGACTTCTCTAAAAGTCTACGGATATCTCCATCAGTAATAATTCCTCTAAGTTTACCATCCTGATCAACAATAGAAGTTGAACC
This genomic window contains:
- a CDS encoding O-antigen ligase family protein, which gives rise to MDIKKVISNKIDYCIIVSIYLTCFSIFISNAAINIGSILTILFWLIKIILKDKIISSYDFKGFLIPMSIFTLSIFISGLNNWNNEILSNKFMFSFLFFFIFINEIKNKKEVKIIISLLMASSIIASIYGLYQYYFLDYARIKAFSFSLTFGNLIAVMVTTMIIYIFWSDLNKRTKIILFLINFIFVLNLIFSKSRGAWLAFIVGIFVLGLIKSRKLIVLFLVFLTILFLVMPPQYTNRFKSSFDISYDFEENSSNAYRIAMWKTAIDIIKDNPVIGLGYDNYRTPLSDKYKVDEIKPKGYIHVHNTFLQFGSEIGLFGLFSFLYLMYFTLKKVIIFYKEESKINVKIFHLSTIIMIVIYLVQGLTQYNFGKTEPLSFFWVVIALSIVLKNSEYDELSNLSSKSV
- a CDS encoding glycosyltransferase, with protein sequence MKNIVFLNSCPVWGGGEKWTFTTAKILNNDPAFNIYIATGRDTELFKRAKEAGIKTSEVKVKSGITVLNPFKVKNFVSFLKDKKIDIMFSNMSQDLKFGGITGKLAGLERIIYRRGSAIPIKNRFYNKYLLTECVTDIIANSKSTKETILRNTSHWLNEGKIELIYNGIDLDKIDKGLENAVNLKQEFGIADDNIIIGNIGRLSYQKGHEFLIEAVELLKQEREDFVVLIIGDGEREEEIKKLVKEKKIEDHIVFTGFRDDVYSLLPGLDFLVHTARWEGFGFVIAEAMAAGLPVVSTDVSNISEIVVEGETGYLAEAGNSEDIAAKMLKMIEQKNKNNFGIRGREVIEENFTLEIMIERIKRFLEA
- a CDS encoding glycosyltransferase family 2 protein; its protein translation is MMKKLSALVLTYNEQDQIADCLESINWIERIVVVDSFSNDQTKAICQQYDNVDFYENEFKDFAAQRNFGLNKIKTDWVFVIDADERATEELKAEIIATLNETEAKAEGYEIARKNYFLGKWIKYCGWYPDYTLRLFKSKYRYSGLVHESPQISGEIKKLENDFIHYTYQDLESYAAKMNQYTTLDAEKKYNAGKSVSISYILIRTFLEFIKKYLFKKGFLLGSQGLILSTLSSYYQFLKAIKLWELNNFGDDK
- the waaF gene encoding lipopolysaccharide heptosyltransferase II; the encoded protein is MKAVKRIIVVDLLYLGDLLFAHPFFEGLREMFPEARIDLVANSNFSEIMRANDNIDHVYSYNKNWTAARSYSFAKKLKMNNYHLGINIHGNWRTALLLKLISAEQSIGYGGKGRGVFLDEEVEKDISSHMIEFYLDFLEQMQQSQLLEQYFAENNELQNKIKLENSENKFPVLEFDDVYQQNADLKLKNIGLEDEEFIVLNTGGSWKTKRWPEEYFAEVADHLAVKGYKILFVGGASDTERVNYICNKIDNQKMIYNLSGKTSLLELAAILKKTQLMISGDTGPVHVAAAVGTNTAAIFGPSDEEMYAPRGQGKNILFKNVDLNCRPCGEHECPLDHFKCMRELSPKMIIQRLEAEGMI
- a CDS encoding glycosyltransferase family 9 protein, which encodes MQENKGEKILITRLSAIGDVIHALPVAYALRQKYPEAQIDWLVEAKAYPLVKLNPYLDNVILLPRKQWREMLSRDFIGAVRSFFKFFKKMKKENYDINLDLHGLFKSALSSFLIKPGLRIGPADGRELSTLFYQAKIDIPDKKMHKIERNLHLASALDAETDEVNYGLKMTPIIKSRVSRLFETENVDQNKKLVVINPFTTWESKNWFLERYFQLANEFIKSGYYVIFTGAPGDKEAIDSFESLDEASYCNLAAKTNLEELTEVYNRASLYIGGDTGPTHLAAAVGLNVISLMGPTDPDTHGPYGEGHTVIQDNSLECIRCWDKHCSRKMQCMKSITVDQVLRISKKKLEL
- a CDS encoding 3-deoxy-D-manno-octulosonic acid transferase translates to MYLIYNLLLSVLTVFLLPYYYFKSKKSGEKLNLKERFAFYDQNLDLLFPANQVIWIQAASAGETLAAQKLTSEIRKKYPEARIIFSTMTASGKSLAKKKIEGADLIIYLPFDLNWVVKKAVNKFKPDLFIMIETELWPNLIKALDQQGTQIMLASGRISDDSFGQYKILGSLLEDMLNRIDIFSMQHREAAEKINELGAAEDHICINGNLKYDLDLKPPTKEQYLAKKEMLKINDKTKVLVAGSTHQGEEEIILNLYQQLKAEFNQLKILIAPRYVERREELLSLCQDKEIAAVLYSELKRNEILLAEDTDIIIVDTMGELAQLYFYSDLVFIGGSLIDRGGHNVIEAAARAKVVLFGQSMYNFKEERDFLLENEVGFEVENSDDFFEKCYQLLANDEYRKQRAEKAAELIDKNRGSVRKQLQLIDVLLKQGEDYNAGE
- a CDS encoding lysophospholipid acyltransferase family protein, which translates into the protein MKDKISIFLYNIFRFLLQKLPAAAGRYLGKLIAYLAYFITPSRREHSRLNLKGALNLNDQESKELIKEVYENLGYNFAEFLMEDAFSQEDIDKMVDFNGLEHLDQALKEGNGVIIYTGHFGNWELLGAVLAIKGYPINSIARKQNNSLFDKKINEIRRGIGIGIIPKGLAVRQAFKKLKNKQIVAILGDQDARDHGWKLNFFGRDASTYAGAVQFAKRTGAPIVPMFFHRQAWLKHKLKVYEARKINKNASESELKEELQSLLNLTEKEIRENPADWMWLHKRWKTYS